From the genome of Haloterrigena sp. KLK7, one region includes:
- the nucS gene encoding endonuclease NucS, producing the protein MTLERPSLSAAREAIADGIEREALVTVFGRCTVDYEGRASSTLEAGDRHVMLKPDGAALVHTDEGQQPVNWQPPGCEHDVYCERADADTDADGAGEAESGATAAESDDGTTLVLESLRSSPDERLLVRFQRVLQVSAFSGTDENELALSGTEEDLRQRILEEPTLLEPGFTPLATERATPAGAVDIYGEDSAGRTVVVELKRRRVGPDAVGQLRRYVDALERDLHADADVRGILVAPSVTDRAERLLGDHGLEFVSLEPTGE; encoded by the coding sequence GTGACCCTCGAGCGACCGTCGCTGTCGGCCGCCCGCGAGGCTATCGCCGACGGCATCGAGCGCGAGGCGCTCGTCACCGTCTTCGGCCGCTGTACCGTCGACTACGAGGGCCGCGCCTCGAGCACGCTCGAGGCGGGCGACCGCCACGTCATGCTCAAACCGGACGGCGCGGCGCTGGTCCACACCGACGAGGGCCAGCAGCCGGTCAACTGGCAGCCTCCGGGCTGCGAGCACGACGTCTACTGCGAGCGCGCGGACGCGGATACGGACGCTGACGGTGCGGGCGAGGCCGAGAGCGGCGCCACCGCGGCCGAGAGCGACGACGGGACGACGCTCGTCCTCGAGAGCCTGCGATCCAGTCCCGACGAGCGGCTGCTGGTTCGGTTCCAGCGGGTCCTGCAGGTGTCGGCGTTCTCGGGAACCGACGAGAACGAACTCGCCCTCTCCGGGACCGAGGAGGACCTCCGCCAGCGCATTCTCGAGGAGCCGACCCTGCTCGAGCCCGGGTTCACGCCGCTGGCGACCGAACGCGCGACGCCGGCCGGCGCCGTCGACATCTACGGCGAGGACTCGGCGGGCCGGACGGTCGTCGTCGAACTCAAGCGCCGCCGCGTCGGGCCGGACGCGGTCGGCCAGCTGCGACGGTACGTCGACGCCCTCGAGCGCGATCTCCACGCCGACGCCGACGTCCGCGGGATCCTGGTCGCCCCGTCCGTGACCGATCGGGCCGAGCGACTGCTCGGGGACCACGGCCTCGAGTTCGTCTCGCTGGAACCGACCGGGGAGTGA